One Clupea harengus chromosome 11, Ch_v2.0.2, whole genome shotgun sequence DNA window includes the following coding sequences:
- the mettl25b gene encoding protein RRNAD1 yields MFSATLTDEQQRHLAKNVTNLLTFYKHISDSFIIEFFSENLWESLPISWQESLSKLSPPEIADLLLDKTVTNRRYPSVWPLSLLAFRASAHALAYPRVPPDQTTLHAGTGKPEEFHSNQSQSSLLGHLFRKHVKPKKQHEIRRLGTMVKNLCHLTSCDNVVDVGSGQGHFTRFLSFGLGFSVTAIEADANLVSMARKFDGQVRCTLEKERLKKTDVGQLSQVVSGPSPYHVVGWVNPKASWEDFIEQLNRRDDESERQAPTGGPCKKRQWISMSASDHQPASEAQCLSTADSGAPSCSTGDRTVSPHRVTDCHGPFLEDLQVHSCTSGPALAAADQTPLVKRPCRCGPSVCSEQSASRHFNRTSSDSAGDREHMGGGFILTGLHACGDLSATLLRHFVSCPHVQGITSVACCYMKITTEENPSPPGVVVPPHTAQTAIASRPDFGYPMSDWVRGLPEHQLSYKAREGACHAVEDYLHRLRDESEQLKIHCYRAVLETVVRAARPDLRRAGIQTIKKAHTLPFAEYARLGLPRVGLPADLPLDQACVEAMLCQHGRVVAYFSLVLLLAPVVETLVLLDRMLFLQEHGIQSQLVPLFDPAFSPRNLVLVAMKRGLHEGLKDAG; encoded by the exons ATGTTCTCAGCAACTCTCACCGATGAGCAGCAAAGACATTTAGCCAAGAATGTTACCAATCTTCTTACCTTTTACAAGCACATCTCAGATTCATTCATTATT GAGTTTTTCAGTGAAAATCTCTGGGAGTCTTTGCCAATAAGCTGGCAGGAGTCCCTTAGCAAGCTGTCACCACCAGAGATTGCTGATCTACTACTTGACAAAACTGTCACAAACAGGAG ATATCCATCtgtctggcctctctctctccttgccttCCGAGCCTCTGCACATGCGCTAGCCTATCCAAGAGTCCCTCCCGACCAGACAACGCTCCATGCTGGAACTGGGAAGCCAGAAGAATTCCACAGCAATCAAAGTCAGAGTTCCCTGTTAGGACACCTCTTCCGAAAGCATGTGAAACCAAAGAAGCAACATGAGATCCGCAGGCTGGGGACG ATGGTGAAAAATCTGTGTCACCTGACCAGCTGTGATAATGTTGTTGACGTGGGTTCAGGACAG gGGCATTTTACACGTTTTTTATCCTTTGGGCTCGGCTTCTCTGTCACTGCAATTGAGGCAGATGCCAACCTGGTATCAATGGCCAGAAAGTTTGATGGACAGGTTCGCTGTACACTGGAAAAGGAGAGGCTGAAAAAG ACTGACGTTGGCCAGCTTTCCCAAGTGGTGTCTGGTCCGTCACCTTATCACGTTGTGGGCTGGGTCAATCCAAAGGCCTCATGGGAAGACTTCATTGAGCAGCTGAATAGGAGGGATGATGAAAGCGAGAGGCAGGCTCCCACAGGTGGCCCGTGTAAAAAGAGACAGTGGATATCAATGTCAGCCTCGGATCATCAGCCGGCCTCTGAGGCCCAGTGTTTGAGCACAGCAGACAGTGGCGCTCCGAGCTGCTCTACAGGAGACAGGACAGTGTCACCGCACCGAGTGACGGATTGCCATGGCCCCTTTTTGGAAGACCTCCAGGTACACAGCTGTACATCAGGTCCGGCACTAGCAGCAGCTGATCAAACACCACTGGTGAAGCGTCCCTGTAGGTGTGGTCCAAGCGTTTGCTCAGAACAATCAGCCAGCCGCCATTTTAATAGGACCTCATCTGACTCGGCTGGGGATAGAGAGCACATGGGCGGAGGTTTCATTTTAACTGGCCTCCATGCTTGCGGAGATCTGAGCGCCACCCTCCTGCGCCATTTTGTCAGCTGCCCTCATGTTCAGGGCATCACCTCGGTGGCCTGCTGTTACATGAAGATCACCACCGAGGAAAACCCCTCTCCGCCAGGAGTCGTCGTCCCTCCCCATACCGCCCAAACAGCCATTGCCTCGCGCCCTGACTTTGGCTATCCAATGAGCGATTGGGTGAGGGGGTTACCCGAGCACCAGCTGTCTTATAAGGCGCGAGAGGGGGCGTGCCACGCGGTGGAGGACTATCTCCACAGGCTTCGTGACGAGAGCGAGCAGCTGAAGATACACTGCTATCGTGCCGTGTTGGAGACCGTCGTCAGGGCGGCACGTCCAGACCTGCGCAGGGCCGGCATCCAGACCATCAAGAAAGCACACACCCTTCCCTTTGCAGA GTATGCACGACTAGGCCTCCCGCGCGTGGGTCTGCCTGCTGACCTTCCTCTGGACCAGGCATGTGTGGAGGCCATGCTGTGTCAGCACGGCCGGGTGGTGGCCTACTTCAGTCTGGTGTTGCTGCTGGCCCCAGTGGTCGAGACTctggtgctgctggaccggATGCTTTTCCTGCAGGAACATG GTATACAGAGTCAGCTGGTGCCCCTCTTTGATCCTGCTTTCTCCCCTCGAAATCTGGTACTTGTGGCCATGAAGCGGGGACTACATGAAGGGCTAAAGGACGCTGGTTGA
- the tlr18 gene encoding toll-like receptor 18 isoform X1 produces the protein MLTMSYCIGENGIIMLGFTLTVAAIVTSVLNVHAYISIQQTELKHLCSVSDDQRRADCRGQHLDRVPKENLPVPLEEVDLSYNSLQRIHSTDFSHLPHLRVLNLEYNNISAIDNDAFTFNSLLEDLNIFNNSLAVVPNKALTNLTRLRNLEMSNNFFGEVALGDVFSTFSGLQELSVGGPFVRELKKSNLLALKNISLFKFAFKSGSSLLKYEPGSLECLKTNNMWLDIAMDNIPNVLNAMLNDLASKSFYALRFRNLFEFLYYTGENDIFQGLRHIRAQQLIFHRGKFNENLLRMALINIQQSPIKALGLFFIDFARSPTFVDSGAGSSVTNLALDRLVLSDISNPDILRFDWRFTWFNKIRRLSIWNINFNTVPCDAWLEMGAMEVLDVSNNQLKDHYLINRRCDYAGTMPVLHTFNVSFNQLTRLSDFASFAGEFKRLQVLDVSHNQLQTVDASECNWKQNISKLIAHHNALVVTSLRCLPTTVLYLDLSFCNLDQLDTNYFLKAINLRELLLSGNKIKFIPFGWKSPNLQSLSLDGNSFGLISMNSFKDMPSLSTLRAGNNPYHCICDLHTFIQKTTSDRRVNITDWPGNYKCYYPEHLVNTMMADFFPGRVACDTRLVILISVITTAFVVFSIVLMCYFFNVPWYTKATFQIIRAKYRANKEGTRPEQDYDYHAFISYSHSDAEWVRNQLLPCLESSRPPYRVCIHERDFTPGKWIIDNIIENIENSLKVIVVLSQHFVDSEWCNYELYFAQQRAIGKTFSDVILVVKEPIDPNSLPSKYCKLKKMLSTKTYLEWPQQPKQQVFFWAQLKSVLGRPSPTQHRPDSRHGTPTGSVVSVTELAQLE, from the exons ATGCTGACAATGTCCTACTGTATAGGGGAGAATGGG ATCATCATGTTGGGCTTTACGTTGACTGTGGCTGCCATAGTCACCTCTGTACTGAATGTCCATGCCTACATATCAATCCAGCAGACTGAGCTCAAGCATCTCTGCTCTGTCAGTGATGACCAACGCAGGGCTGACTGCCGTGGGCAACACCTGGATCGTGTACCTAAGGAAAATCTCCCTGTTCCACTTGAGGAAGTGGATCTCTCTTACAACAGCCTTCAGAGGATCCACAGCACAGATTTCTCCCACCTGCCACACTTAAGGGTGCTAAACCTTGAGTATAACAACATCTCTGCAATCGACAATGATGCTTTTACGTTTAACAGTCTTCTGGAGGACCTCAACATTTTCAACAACTCTTTGGCGGTCGTTCCAAACAAAGCACTGACAAATCTAACTAGGCTTCGAAACCTTGAGATGTCAAATAACTTTTTTGGTGAAGTGGCTCTTGGGGATGTTTTCTCCACCTTCAGTGGCCTCCAAGAACTATCTGTTGGTGGACCCTTTGTCAGAGAACTAAAGAAGAGCAACCTCCTCGCCTTAAAAAACATCTCACTGTTTAAGTTCGCCTTTAAAAGTGGCTCAAGTCTCTTGAAGTATGAGCCAGGCTCTTTAGAGTGTCTAAAGACTAACAATATGTGGCTTGACATTGCCATGGACAATATACCAAATGTGCTGAATGCAATGCTAAATGATTTAGCGAGTAAGTCCTTCTATGCTCTTCGCTTCCGTAACCTGTTTGAGTTTCTTTACTACACAGGAGAAAATGACATTTTTCAAGGTTTGAGGCACATCAGAGCACAACAGTTAATTTTTCATCGTGGGAAATTTAATGAGAACCTGCTAAGGATGGCATTAATAAACATACAGCAGAGCCCCATTAAGGCACTTGGGCTATTTTTCATTGACTTTGCCCGCTCTCCCACCTTTGTTGATAGTGGAGCAGGATCGAGTGTGACAAATCTAGCCTTAGATCGTCTGGTCCTTTC GGATATAAGCAACCCGGACATTTTACGCTTCGACTGGCGTTTCACATGGTTCAACAAGATACGCAGGCTATCGATTTGGAACATCAACTTCAATACTGTGCCCTGTGATGCTTGGTTGGAAATGGGTGCCATGGAGGTTCTAGATGTCTCCAACAACCAACTGAAAGACCATTACCTCATCAACAGGAGATGTGATTACGCCGGCACCATGCCAGTGCTTCACACCTTCAATGTCAGCTTCAACCAACTTACTAGGCTAAGTGACTTTGCATCATTCGCAGGGGAGTTTAAGAGGCTCCAGGTTCTAGATGTCAGCCACAATCAACTCCAAACAGTTGATGCCAGTGAGTGCAACTGGAAGCAGAATATCTCCAAACTGATTGCACATCATAATGCCTTGGTGGTTACCAGTTTGAGGTGTTTGCCCACAACAGTGCTTTATCTGGATCTCTCCTTCTGCAACCTGGATCAGCTTGATACTAACTATTTTCTAAAAGCAATCAATCTAAGAGAACTCCTACTCAGTGGGAACAAAATCAAGTTCATCCCTTTTGGCTGGAAAAGTCCCAATCTGCAGTCCTTGTCCCTAGACGGGAATTCCTTTGGCCTCATAAGCATGAACTCTTTCAAGGACATGCCCAGCTTATCTACACTAAGAGCGGGAAATAACCCATATCACTGCATTTGTGATCTGCACACTTTCATCCAGAAGACAACATCTGACAGAAGAGTGAACATCACTGACTGGCCAGGAAATTACAAATGTTATTACCCAGAGCACCTGGTGAACACAATGATGGCCGACTTCTTCCCTGGCCGCGTAGCTTGTGACACCAGGCTTGTAATTCTCATCAGTGTCATCACTACTGCTTTTGTGGTCTTTAGCATTGTGCTAATGTGCTACTTCTTCAATGTGCCCTGGTACACCAAAGCAACATTCCAGATCATCAGAGCGAAGTACAGAGCCAACAAGGAGGGAACTAGACCGGAGCAGGACTATGATTACCATGCATTCATTTCCTACAGTCACTCGGATGCTGAGTGGGTGAGAAACCAGTTGTTGCCATGCCTAGAAAGCAGCAGGCCTCCATACCGTGTTTGTATCCATGAGAGGGACTTCACGCCAGGAAAGTGGATCATCGACAACATAATTGAGAACATCGAGAACAGTCTGAAG GTTATTGTTGTCCTTTCACAGCATTTTGTAGACAGTGAGTGGTGTAACTATGAGCTCTACTTTGCCCAGCAACGAGCCATTGGTAAAACTTTCAGTGATGTCATCCTTGTTGTGAAAGAGCCCATCGACCCAAACTCCTTGCCAAGCAAGTATTGCAAACTGAAGAAAATGCTGAGCACCAAGACCTATCTGGAATGGCCTCAGCAACCAAAGCAACAGGTCTTCTTCTGGGCACAGCTCAAGAGTGTGTTGGGCAGACCTAGTCCCACCCAACACAGGCCTGACAGCAGGCATGGCACCCCTACTGGGAGTGTGGTGTCTGTCACTGAGTTGGCTCAGTTAGAGTAG
- the tlr18 gene encoding toll-like receptor 18 isoform X2 — protein MLGFTLTVAAIVTSVLNVHAYISIQQTELKHLCSVSDDQRRADCRGQHLDRVPKENLPVPLEEVDLSYNSLQRIHSTDFSHLPHLRVLNLEYNNISAIDNDAFTFNSLLEDLNIFNNSLAVVPNKALTNLTRLRNLEMSNNFFGEVALGDVFSTFSGLQELSVGGPFVRELKKSNLLALKNISLFKFAFKSGSSLLKYEPGSLECLKTNNMWLDIAMDNIPNVLNAMLNDLASKSFYALRFRNLFEFLYYTGENDIFQGLRHIRAQQLIFHRGKFNENLLRMALINIQQSPIKALGLFFIDFARSPTFVDSGAGSSVTNLALDRLVLSDISNPDILRFDWRFTWFNKIRRLSIWNINFNTVPCDAWLEMGAMEVLDVSNNQLKDHYLINRRCDYAGTMPVLHTFNVSFNQLTRLSDFASFAGEFKRLQVLDVSHNQLQTVDASECNWKQNISKLIAHHNALVVTSLRCLPTTVLYLDLSFCNLDQLDTNYFLKAINLRELLLSGNKIKFIPFGWKSPNLQSLSLDGNSFGLISMNSFKDMPSLSTLRAGNNPYHCICDLHTFIQKTTSDRRVNITDWPGNYKCYYPEHLVNTMMADFFPGRVACDTRLVILISVITTAFVVFSIVLMCYFFNVPWYTKATFQIIRAKYRANKEGTRPEQDYDYHAFISYSHSDAEWVRNQLLPCLESSRPPYRVCIHERDFTPGKWIIDNIIENIENSLKVIVVLSQHFVDSEWCNYELYFAQQRAIGKTFSDVILVVKEPIDPNSLPSKYCKLKKMLSTKTYLEWPQQPKQQVFFWAQLKSVLGRPSPTQHRPDSRHGTPTGSVVSVTELAQLE, from the exons ATGTTGGGCTTTACGTTGACTGTGGCTGCCATAGTCACCTCTGTACTGAATGTCCATGCCTACATATCAATCCAGCAGACTGAGCTCAAGCATCTCTGCTCTGTCAGTGATGACCAACGCAGGGCTGACTGCCGTGGGCAACACCTGGATCGTGTACCTAAGGAAAATCTCCCTGTTCCACTTGAGGAAGTGGATCTCTCTTACAACAGCCTTCAGAGGATCCACAGCACAGATTTCTCCCACCTGCCACACTTAAGGGTGCTAAACCTTGAGTATAACAACATCTCTGCAATCGACAATGATGCTTTTACGTTTAACAGTCTTCTGGAGGACCTCAACATTTTCAACAACTCTTTGGCGGTCGTTCCAAACAAAGCACTGACAAATCTAACTAGGCTTCGAAACCTTGAGATGTCAAATAACTTTTTTGGTGAAGTGGCTCTTGGGGATGTTTTCTCCACCTTCAGTGGCCTCCAAGAACTATCTGTTGGTGGACCCTTTGTCAGAGAACTAAAGAAGAGCAACCTCCTCGCCTTAAAAAACATCTCACTGTTTAAGTTCGCCTTTAAAAGTGGCTCAAGTCTCTTGAAGTATGAGCCAGGCTCTTTAGAGTGTCTAAAGACTAACAATATGTGGCTTGACATTGCCATGGACAATATACCAAATGTGCTGAATGCAATGCTAAATGATTTAGCGAGTAAGTCCTTCTATGCTCTTCGCTTCCGTAACCTGTTTGAGTTTCTTTACTACACAGGAGAAAATGACATTTTTCAAGGTTTGAGGCACATCAGAGCACAACAGTTAATTTTTCATCGTGGGAAATTTAATGAGAACCTGCTAAGGATGGCATTAATAAACATACAGCAGAGCCCCATTAAGGCACTTGGGCTATTTTTCATTGACTTTGCCCGCTCTCCCACCTTTGTTGATAGTGGAGCAGGATCGAGTGTGACAAATCTAGCCTTAGATCGTCTGGTCCTTTC GGATATAAGCAACCCGGACATTTTACGCTTCGACTGGCGTTTCACATGGTTCAACAAGATACGCAGGCTATCGATTTGGAACATCAACTTCAATACTGTGCCCTGTGATGCTTGGTTGGAAATGGGTGCCATGGAGGTTCTAGATGTCTCCAACAACCAACTGAAAGACCATTACCTCATCAACAGGAGATGTGATTACGCCGGCACCATGCCAGTGCTTCACACCTTCAATGTCAGCTTCAACCAACTTACTAGGCTAAGTGACTTTGCATCATTCGCAGGGGAGTTTAAGAGGCTCCAGGTTCTAGATGTCAGCCACAATCAACTCCAAACAGTTGATGCCAGTGAGTGCAACTGGAAGCAGAATATCTCCAAACTGATTGCACATCATAATGCCTTGGTGGTTACCAGTTTGAGGTGTTTGCCCACAACAGTGCTTTATCTGGATCTCTCCTTCTGCAACCTGGATCAGCTTGATACTAACTATTTTCTAAAAGCAATCAATCTAAGAGAACTCCTACTCAGTGGGAACAAAATCAAGTTCATCCCTTTTGGCTGGAAAAGTCCCAATCTGCAGTCCTTGTCCCTAGACGGGAATTCCTTTGGCCTCATAAGCATGAACTCTTTCAAGGACATGCCCAGCTTATCTACACTAAGAGCGGGAAATAACCCATATCACTGCATTTGTGATCTGCACACTTTCATCCAGAAGACAACATCTGACAGAAGAGTGAACATCACTGACTGGCCAGGAAATTACAAATGTTATTACCCAGAGCACCTGGTGAACACAATGATGGCCGACTTCTTCCCTGGCCGCGTAGCTTGTGACACCAGGCTTGTAATTCTCATCAGTGTCATCACTACTGCTTTTGTGGTCTTTAGCATTGTGCTAATGTGCTACTTCTTCAATGTGCCCTGGTACACCAAAGCAACATTCCAGATCATCAGAGCGAAGTACAGAGCCAACAAGGAGGGAACTAGACCGGAGCAGGACTATGATTACCATGCATTCATTTCCTACAGTCACTCGGATGCTGAGTGGGTGAGAAACCAGTTGTTGCCATGCCTAGAAAGCAGCAGGCCTCCATACCGTGTTTGTATCCATGAGAGGGACTTCACGCCAGGAAAGTGGATCATCGACAACATAATTGAGAACATCGAGAACAGTCTGAAG GTTATTGTTGTCCTTTCACAGCATTTTGTAGACAGTGAGTGGTGTAACTATGAGCTCTACTTTGCCCAGCAACGAGCCATTGGTAAAACTTTCAGTGATGTCATCCTTGTTGTGAAAGAGCCCATCGACCCAAACTCCTTGCCAAGCAAGTATTGCAAACTGAAGAAAATGCTGAGCACCAAGACCTATCTGGAATGGCCTCAGCAACCAAAGCAACAGGTCTTCTTCTGGGCACAGCTCAAGAGTGTGTTGGGCAGACCTAGTCCCACCCAACACAGGCCTGACAGCAGGCATGGCACCCCTACTGGGAGTGTGGTGTCTGTCACTGAGTTGGCTCAGTTAGAGTAG
- the s100a1 gene encoding protein S100-A1, whose product MVSLLEKSMEGLIKVFHNYSGKEGDRHKLSKGEMKSLLQGELSDFLAASKDPMVAEKIMSDLDENRDGEVDFQEFVVLVAALTVACNEFFMESMKN is encoded by the exons ATGGTATCCCTGTTGGAAAAATCAATGGAGGGCCTTATCAAAGTATTCCATAACTACTCAGGAAAAGAAGGGGACAGACACAAGTTGAGCAAAGGCGAGATGAAGAGTCTGTTACAGGGAGAACTCAGTGACTTTCTGGCG GCCAGTAAAGACCCAATGGTCGCGGAAAAGATTATGTCCGACCTCGATGAAAATCGTGATGGAGAAGTTGACTTTCAAGAGTTTGTTGTGTTGGTTGCAGCACTCACTGTTGCCTGTAATGAGTTCTTTATGGAGAGTATGAAAAACTGA